A region from the Salidesulfovibrio onnuriiensis genome encodes:
- a CDS encoding tetratricopeptide repeat protein has product MKQILSIHSPGRFLPLLFALVLALAAASGCAPRKGVTATQTIRLSEDADVTYHYLVYQELKNQLAMARQVPGSLSKAEMIDLRSRAVESLDIVMAHEPTAELYRDKAALFWDDEENGRKSREILREGLRLFPGDRLMTMYLANSWLIEGNSIRAASIMDNYLAQKPDDHLARERYGQMMVEAGKYADALDQFKLVPEESYTSETYYYRARAQAKLGQRKQAIASLKQALKLYPDFVEGLAELAYLHELGKEYDLAEKVYTRLLEVDGGPEVRLRLVNINLKLNNVDRALDLAMDGPKTKSFLLDAANVFIAEGFYAQASTVLDVLSGRKPTPAEYWFYKAVIANEGEGDPAKALGFLEKVSSREKHYPQALQFRAQLLNLMGMKKEAMDAVAEGLELFPDMNRFYILKASLLSSQGDRDAARTVLETGMAKLPEDGELMYELAMLLDSMGHRAEGLALMEKLLVKQPDHAQALNYVGYTLAEEGRDLNRALVLVTNAAKQEPDNGYILDSVAWVYYKLGKLDEAWQHISDAVAVTDDDPTIWEHYGDIARTMGRKKDARKGYEKALKLGHAEPDRIKSKLKEI; this is encoded by the coding sequence ATGAAACAAATCCTGTCCATACATTCCCCCGGCCGTTTTCTCCCCCTCCTGTTTGCCCTGGTGCTGGCCCTGGCCGCCGCATCGGGCTGCGCCCCGCGCAAGGGCGTGACGGCCACCCAGACCATCCGTCTTTCCGAGGACGCGGACGTCACCTACCACTACCTGGTCTACCAGGAGCTCAAGAACCAGCTGGCCATGGCCCGGCAGGTTCCGGGCAGTCTGAGCAAGGCCGAGATGATCGACTTGCGCAGCCGGGCCGTGGAATCCCTGGATATCGTCATGGCCCATGAGCCCACGGCCGAGCTTTACCGCGACAAGGCCGCCCTGTTCTGGGACGACGAGGAAAACGGCAGGAAATCCCGCGAAATCCTGCGCGAGGGATTGCGCCTGTTCCCGGGCGACCGGCTCATGACCATGTACCTGGCCAACTCCTGGCTCATCGAGGGCAATTCCATCCGGGCCGCGTCCATCATGGACAACTACCTGGCCCAAAAGCCCGACGACCATCTGGCCCGCGAACGGTACGGCCAGATGATGGTGGAGGCGGGCAAGTACGCGGACGCCCTGGACCAGTTCAAGCTCGTTCCCGAGGAAAGCTACACCTCGGAAACCTATTATTACCGCGCCCGCGCCCAGGCCAAGCTGGGGCAGCGCAAGCAGGCCATCGCCAGCCTCAAGCAGGCCCTCAAGCTCTACCCGGACTTCGTGGAAGGCCTGGCCGAGCTGGCCTATCTGCATGAGCTGGGCAAGGAGTACGATCTGGCCGAAAAGGTCTACACCCGACTGCTGGAGGTGGACGGAGGCCCCGAGGTGCGGCTGCGCCTGGTGAACATCAATCTCAAGCTCAACAACGTGGACCGGGCCCTGGACCTGGCCATGGACGGCCCCAAAACCAAGAGCTTCCTGCTGGATGCGGCCAACGTCTTCATCGCCGAAGGCTTCTACGCCCAGGCCTCCACCGTGCTCGACGTGCTTTCCGGCCGCAAGCCCACGCCGGCCGAGTACTGGTTCTACAAGGCGGTCATTGCCAACGAAGGCGAGGGTGATCCAGCCAAAGCACTTGGATTCCTCGAAAAGGTTTCCTCACGCGAAAAGCATTATCCCCAGGCCCTCCAGTTCCGGGCCCAGCTTCTGAATCTCATGGGCATGAAAAAGGAGGCCATGGACGCCGTGGCCGAAGGCCTGGAGCTCTTCCCGGACATGAACCGCTTCTACATTCTCAAGGCCTCGCTGCTCTCCAGCCAGGGGGACAGGGATGCGGCCCGCACCGTGCTGGAAACCGGCATGGCCAAACTGCCCGAGGACGGCGAGCTCATGTACGAGCTGGCCATGCTGCTGGACAGCATGGGGCACAGGGCCGAGGGCCTGGCGCTCATGGAAAAGCTGCTGGTCAAGCAGCCGGACCACGCCCAGGCGCTCAACTATGTCGGCTACACCCTGGCCGAGGAGGGGCGGGACCTGAACCGCGCCCTGGTGCTGGTGACCAATGCGGCCAAGCAGGAGCCGGACAACGGCTACATCCTCGACTCCGTGGCCTGGGTATATTACAAGCTCGGCAAGCTGGACGAGGCCTGGCAACACATCAGCGACGCTGTGGCGGTCACTGACGACGACCCCACCATCTGGGAGCACTACGGCGACATCGCCCGCACGATGGGCCGCAAAAAGGACGCCCGCAAGGGCTATGAAAAGGCCCTGAAGCTCGGCCACGCCGAGCCGGACCGGATCAAGTCCAAGCTGAAGGAAATCTAG
- a CDS encoding sigma-70 family RNA polymerase sigma factor, protein MKSKDTQASENDAIIPEIVEEDLEVSKELAEKPANTLPATFSAKGKEVGIRDPLQLYLKEISRFPMLDPDEEYALAVRVRDENDQDAAFRLVSSHLRLVVKIAMDFQRRWMQNALDLIQEGNVGLMKAVQKFDPEKGIKFSYYAAFWVKAYILKFIMDNWRLVKIGTTQTQRKLFYNLNKERQRLMTLGFDPTTEVLSENLNVSEADIEEMDLRLSKNDMSLNQPLGEDSDTTRMDFLPALDPGVEEKLANDEITGMLLENLRRIEPLLNDKEQAILNERLLSEDPVTLREIGERFGVTRERVRQIEARLLKKIREHLAEKVKDFSRDWIEEEA, encoded by the coding sequence ATGAAATCCAAAGATACACAAGCGTCCGAAAACGACGCCATCATACCCGAAATCGTGGAAGAGGATCTCGAGGTATCCAAGGAGCTTGCGGAAAAGCCCGCAAACACCCTCCCGGCCACCTTCTCGGCCAAGGGCAAGGAAGTGGGGATCCGCGACCCGCTCCAGCTCTACCTCAAGGAAATCTCCCGTTTTCCCATGCTCGACCCCGACGAGGAATACGCCCTGGCCGTGCGGGTGCGCGACGAGAACGACCAGGACGCGGCCTTCCGGCTGGTGTCCTCGCACCTGCGCCTGGTGGTCAAGATCGCCATGGATTTCCAGCGCCGCTGGATGCAGAACGCCTTGGACCTGATCCAGGAGGGCAACGTGGGCCTCATGAAGGCCGTGCAGAAGTTCGACCCGGAAAAGGGCATCAAGTTCTCCTACTATGCGGCCTTCTGGGTCAAGGCGTACATCCTCAAGTTCATCATGGACAACTGGCGGCTGGTGAAGATCGGCACCACCCAGACCCAGCGCAAGCTTTTCTACAACCTGAACAAGGAACGCCAGCGGCTCATGACCCTGGGCTTCGACCCCACCACCGAGGTGCTCTCCGAGAACCTCAACGTGTCCGAGGCCGATATCGAGGAAATGGACCTGCGCCTGTCCAAGAACGACATGTCCCTGAACCAGCCCCTGGGCGAGGATTCGGACACCACGCGCATGGACTTCCTGCCCGCTCTGGACCCCGGGGTGGAGGAGAAGCTGGCCAACGACGAGATCACGGGCATGCTCCTGGAAAACCTGCGCCGCATCGAGCCGCTTCTGAACGACAAGGAACAGGCCATTCTCAACGAGCGCCTGCTTTCCGAGGATCCCGTCACCCTGCGGGAGATCGGCGAGCGCTTCGGGGTCACCCGCGAGCGGGTGCGCCAGATCGAGGCCCGGCTGCTCAAGAAGATTCGCGAGCACCTGGCCGAAAAGGTCAAGGACTTCTCCCGGGACTGGATCGAGGAAGAGGCATAG
- a CDS encoding homocysteine S-methyltransferase family protein — protein MSDFRKILSDDKVYFYDGGYGSLLMGRGLPPGLSPEVWGMREPDVIRSAYRDYVEAGANVLTTNTFGGSGPKLGLDADVFELNRTMASMAREVADGRAFIAGSVGPTGKFCEPLGELTFRELVAIFKEQIRGLVAGGADLIMAETHFDLAEAKAVVIAAREVCDLPVGVSMTFEGNACLTGTSPLTFVDTMQNLGVELIGTNCSAGPEQMRDTLAAWSSRLETPVVAQANAGLPELDDDGNTVFRLTPEPFAEASVKFFDLHAKFVGGCCGTTPDHIRALRRLAEGRTWKRPQKSDDAQVVLTSRSLTVPLGFNHPGVIIGERINPTGKKQLTAELQDGLFTEATRFATEQIAQGAPVLDVNVGAPLVEERELLPQLVKKLVAEFQCPLSIDSNDSDAVEEALWNYPGSPLVNSISGEPGKMERLGPVCKKFGAPFILLPIQGKKLPVTSAERIAVIEELVAQAESLGIPRRLIVVDCLALTVSSKPEAARHFLETVRHCKENLGLATTVGLSNVSFGLPARELLNSTFLAMAMTSGLTSFIANPNSQRLQETLHSVEVLLNRDPQAGRYIEKFSDWTPGAPAPAGTPSAPSGGKETEGGDPVFTAVVKGDKDNVVALVEAALAEGAEPMNVVNDRLIPGILEVGEKYERKEYFLPQLLRSAETMQTAFTRLQPLLDAAGGGGSKPVVIMATVEGDIHDIGKNIVCLMLKNHGFEVIDLGKDVPAEKIVDAAQEHNARVIGLSALMTTTMVRMEDTVQMVRDRGMDAKVMIGGAVVTEKFCTAIGADGWSTDAVEAVKIAQRLTQ, from the coding sequence GTGTCTGATTTCAGGAAGATACTTAGTGACGACAAGGTCTATTTCTACGACGGCGGCTACGGCAGCCTGCTCATGGGCCGAGGCCTGCCGCCCGGCCTTTCCCCGGAAGTCTGGGGCATGCGCGAGCCCGACGTCATCCGTTCGGCCTACCGCGACTACGTGGAGGCCGGGGCCAACGTCCTCACCACCAACACCTTCGGCGGGTCCGGCCCCAAGCTGGGCCTGGACGCGGACGTCTTCGAGCTGAACCGGACCATGGCCTCCATGGCCCGCGAGGTGGCCGACGGCCGCGCCTTCATCGCCGGTTCCGTGGGCCCCACGGGCAAGTTCTGCGAACCCCTGGGCGAACTGACCTTCCGGGAACTGGTGGCCATCTTCAAGGAACAGATCCGGGGCCTGGTGGCGGGCGGCGCGGACCTGATCATGGCCGAAACCCATTTCGACCTGGCCGAGGCCAAGGCCGTGGTCATCGCCGCACGCGAGGTCTGCGACCTGCCCGTGGGCGTGTCCATGACCTTCGAGGGCAACGCCTGCCTCACCGGCACCAGCCCCCTGACCTTCGTGGACACCATGCAGAACCTGGGCGTGGAGCTCATCGGCACCAACTGCTCGGCCGGTCCCGAGCAGATGCGCGACACCCTGGCCGCCTGGTCCTCCCGGCTGGAGACCCCGGTGGTGGCCCAGGCCAATGCGGGCCTGCCCGAACTGGACGACGACGGCAACACGGTCTTCCGGCTCACCCCCGAGCCCTTTGCCGAGGCGAGCGTCAAATTCTTCGACCTGCACGCCAAGTTCGTGGGCGGCTGCTGCGGCACCACCCCCGACCACATCCGCGCCCTGCGCAGGCTGGCCGAGGGCCGCACCTGGAAGCGGCCGCAAAAGTCCGACGACGCGCAGGTGGTGCTGACCTCCCGTTCGCTCACCGTGCCCCTGGGTTTCAACCACCCCGGCGTGATCATCGGCGAGCGCATCAACCCCACGGGCAAGAAGCAGCTCACGGCCGAGCTGCAGGACGGCCTGTTCACCGAGGCCACCCGCTTCGCCACCGAGCAGATCGCCCAGGGCGCTCCCGTGCTGGACGTGAACGTGGGCGCGCCCCTGGTGGAGGAACGGGAACTCCTGCCGCAGCTGGTCAAGAAGCTGGTGGCCGAGTTCCAGTGCCCGCTGTCCATCGACTCCAACGACTCGGACGCCGTGGAGGAGGCCCTGTGGAACTATCCGGGCTCCCCGCTGGTCAACTCCATCTCCGGCGAACCCGGCAAGATGGAGCGGCTCGGTCCGGTGTGCAAGAAGTTCGGCGCGCCCTTCATCCTGCTGCCCATCCAGGGAAAGAAGCTGCCCGTGACCTCTGCTGAGCGCATCGCGGTCATCGAGGAGCTGGTTGCCCAGGCCGAATCCCTGGGCATCCCCCGCCGCCTCATCGTGGTGGACTGCCTGGCCCTGACCGTATCCTCCAAGCCCGAGGCCGCGCGCCATTTCCTGGAAACCGTACGCCACTGCAAGGAGAACCTGGGGCTGGCCACCACCGTGGGCCTGTCCAACGTCTCCTTCGGGCTTCCGGCGCGCGAACTCCTGAACTCCACGTTCCTGGCCATGGCCATGACCTCGGGCCTGACCTCGTTCATCGCCAACCCCAACTCCCAGCGCCTGCAGGAAACCCTGCACAGCGTGGAGGTGCTCCTGAACCGCGACCCGCAGGCCGGGCGCTACATCGAAAAGTTTTCGGACTGGACCCCGGGCGCTCCCGCCCCGGCGGGCACCCCGTCCGCCCCCTCCGGCGGCAAGGAGACCGAAGGGGGAGACCCGGTGTTCACCGCCGTGGTCAAGGGCGACAAGGACAACGTGGTGGCCCTGGTGGAAGCGGCCCTGGCCGAAGGCGCCGAGCCCATGAACGTGGTCAACGACAGGCTGATCCCCGGCATCCTGGAAGTGGGGGAGAAATACGAGCGCAAGGAATATTTCCTGCCCCAGCTGCTGCGCTCCGCCGAGACCATGCAGACCGCCTTCACCCGGCTCCAGCCCCTGCTGGACGCGGCGGGCGGCGGCGGTTCCAAGCCCGTCGTGATCATGGCCACGGTGGAAGGCGACATCCACGACATCGGCAAGAACATCGTCTGCCTGATGCTCAAGAACCACGGCTTCGAGGTCATCGACCTGGGCAAGGACGTGCCCGCCGAAAAGATCGTGGACGCGGCCCAGGAACACAACGCCAGGGTCATCGGCCTTTCCGCGCTCATGACCACCACCATGGTGCGCATGGAAGACACCGTGCAGATGGTCAGGGACCGGGGCATGGACGCCAAGGTCATGATCGGCGGCGCCGTGGTCACCGAGAAGTTCTGCACGGCCATCGGCGCGGACGGCTGGTCCACGGACGCGGTGGAGGCGGTCAAGATCGCCCAGCGCCTGACCCAGTAA
- a CDS encoding TlpA family protein disulfide reductase, with product MKNTMIYKAAMLMAALVLLVAACNDSSPQASADIAPYAKLDMAGADALLAKNAGKPVLLCFWTTWCPACREEIPILRELSAQYGDKVKIAAVSLDENKADLEKFFQNATPGLDVYMGTQALAGKYGVTAIPHLVIHGPDGEVALSKPGLFPGAMLTSIIDKLLEH from the coding sequence ATGAAAAACACGATGATATACAAGGCCGCCATGCTCATGGCGGCCCTGGTTTTGCTGGTGGCGGCCTGCAATGATTCGTCCCCGCAGGCCTCCGCCGATATTGCGCCCTACGCCAAACTGGACATGGCCGGAGCGGACGCCCTGCTGGCGAAAAACGCGGGCAAGCCCGTGCTCCTGTGCTTCTGGACCACATGGTGCCCGGCCTGCCGCGAGGAAATCCCCATCCTGCGGGAACTTTCCGCCCAGTACGGCGACAAGGTGAAGATTGCGGCCGTTTCCCTGGACGAAAACAAGGCCGACCTGGAAAAATTCTTCCAGAACGCAACTCCCGGCCTCGACGTCTACATGGGCACCCAGGCCCTGGCCGGCAAGTACGGCGTCACGGCCATCCCGCACCTGGTCATCCACGGACCGGACGGCGAAGTGGCCCTTTCCAAACCCGGCCTCTTTCCCGGCGCCATGCTGACCTCCATCATCGACAAACTCCTGGAGCACTAG